In Spirochaetae bacterium HGW-Spirochaetae-1, the following are encoded in one genomic region:
- a CDS encoding MFS transporter, which yields MEKQRLFLNKNLHILFTVTLIAVMGVTSIAPAFPKISRELGISSARVGLLITVFTFPGIFLSPVMGVMADRLGRKTVLVPSLLLFGIAGTACTFTHDFAGLLILRFFQGIGAASIASLNQTIIGDVFTGKDRIQAMGYNATVLSFGTALYPAIGGAIALLGWHYPFLLSLFAFPVAFLVARTLESPEPENTQDVLDYLKSALHHMRGADVIGLYFASSATFILLYGVLLSYFPFYLKSTYDATSFSIGIIISSASIGTALGSSNIRYLNKRFSIKQLIITAFLLYGTAIVLTLVIKTLLLLLVPVMLYGFANGINMPAAQTALSNSAPMEYRGAFMSLNGMVLRLGQTLGPVLTGLSFALWGLPGVFYSALIFIACTIFILAFLLKSRPENP from the coding sequence ATGGAAAAACAACGATTATTCCTGAATAAAAACCTGCATATACTTTTCACGGTGACACTCATCGCGGTCATGGGGGTCACCAGTATTGCCCCGGCCTTCCCGAAAATTTCCCGTGAACTGGGCATTTCTTCGGCCCGTGTCGGGCTTCTCATTACGGTCTTCACCTTTCCCGGAATATTTCTTTCTCCTGTCATGGGTGTCATGGCCGACCGCCTGGGGAGGAAAACCGTGCTGGTGCCCTCACTTCTGCTTTTCGGCATAGCCGGCACAGCCTGTACCTTCACTCATGATTTCGCGGGCCTGCTTATCCTCAGGTTCTTCCAGGGGATTGGAGCGGCTTCCATTGCCTCGCTGAACCAGACCATCATCGGTGATGTGTTTACCGGAAAAGACCGTATTCAGGCCATGGGATATAATGCCACGGTCCTGAGTTTCGGTACGGCCCTGTATCCCGCCATTGGCGGCGCCATTGCTCTCCTGGGCTGGCATTATCCCTTTCTCCTGTCACTGTTCGCCTTTCCCGTGGCGTTCCTGGTGGCCCGAACACTGGAAAGCCCCGAACCGGAGAATACCCAGGATGTTCTGGATTATCTTAAAAGCGCCCTGCACCACATGAGAGGCGCCGATGTTATCGGCCTGTATTTTGCCAGCTCAGCGACCTTTATTCTGCTCTATGGCGTACTTTTATCATACTTTCCCTTTTATCTGAAATCGACCTACGATGCCACGTCCTTTTCCATAGGCATAATCATATCGAGCGCTTCCATAGGCACGGCCCTGGGTTCATCCAACATCAGGTACCTGAACAAACGATTTTCCATAAAGCAGCTTATCATCACGGCATTCCTGCTGTATGGAACGGCAATCGTACTCACTCTCGTAATAAAAACCCTGCTGCTGCTCCTGGTCCCGGTAATGCTCTACGGCTTCGCCAACGGGATCAACATGCCCGCCGCCCAGACCGCGCTGTCCAACAGCGCTCCCATGGAATACCGCGGCGCTTTCATGTCGCTCAATGGGATGGTCCTCCGCCTCGGCCAGACACTGGGACCTGTCCTGACCGGCCTGTCCTTTGCCCTGTGGGGGCTTCCCGGCGTCTTTTATTCAGCGCTGATCTTTATCGCCTGCACAATATTTATCCTGGCCTTTTTACTAAAAAGCAGGCCGGAAAATCCCTGA